One window of the Rhodococcus sovatensis genome contains the following:
- a CDS encoding YceI family protein, which produces MTTAIALPELSAGTWNIDPSHSTVGFSVRHLMVSKVRGRFQAFTGTITVAEDGTPSVNAEIDVTSITTDNEQRDGHLKTADFFEVEKFPTATFTSTSVKADGSDFVVTGDFTLHGVTKSIDLKLEFNGVNPGMGAGPVAGFEASTTINRRDFGISIDMPLEGGGAVVGDKIALTLEIEAGFAS; this is translated from the coding sequence ATGACCACCGCTATCGCATTGCCCGAACTCTCCGCAGGAACCTGGAACATCGACCCTTCTCACTCGACCGTCGGTTTCTCCGTGCGCCACCTCATGGTCAGCAAGGTCCGCGGACGCTTCCAGGCATTCACCGGCACCATCACGGTCGCCGAGGACGGCACCCCGTCGGTCAACGCCGAAATCGACGTCACCTCCATCACCACCGACAACGAGCAGCGCGACGGCCACCTCAAGACTGCAGACTTCTTCGAGGTCGAGAAGTTCCCGACCGCAACGTTCACCTCCACCTCGGTCAAGGCCGACGGAAGCGACTTCGTTGTGACCGGTGACTTCACCCTCCACGGCGTCACCAAGTCCATCGACCTGAAGCTCGAGTTCAACGGCGTGAACCCAGGCATGGGTGCAGGCCCGGTTGCAGGGTTCGAGGCCAGCACCACGATCAACCGTCGCGACTTCGGCATCAGCATCGACATGCCCCTCGAAGGCGGCGGCGCAGTCGTCGGTGACAAGATCGCCTTGACGCTCGAGATCGAAGCCGGATTCGCTTCCTGA
- the map gene encoding type I methionyl aminopeptidase gives MIEILNSAQLAQAKESGALVGGILQSMKERTEVGTNLLDIDRWTKEMIVAAGATSCYVDYAPSFGRGPFGHYICTGVNDAVLHGLPRDYELADGDLLSLDLAVVLGGVAADSAISFIVGENKPAESVALIDATERALAAGIAAAGPGARMGDISHAIGSVLSAAGYPINTEFGGHGIGSTMHQDPHVSNTGRAGRGYTLRPGLMLALEPWVMADTAELVTDDDGWTLRSSTGCRTAHSEHTVAITDHGAEIMTLAK, from the coding sequence ATGATCGAGATTCTGAATTCCGCCCAGCTTGCCCAGGCGAAGGAGTCAGGAGCTCTCGTCGGCGGCATCCTCCAGTCGATGAAGGAGCGGACGGAAGTCGGCACCAATCTGCTCGACATCGACCGGTGGACCAAGGAAATGATCGTCGCGGCTGGAGCGACATCCTGCTACGTCGACTACGCGCCGTCGTTCGGGCGTGGTCCCTTCGGGCACTACATCTGCACCGGTGTCAACGACGCCGTGCTCCACGGGCTACCGCGCGACTACGAGCTCGCCGACGGGGACCTGCTGTCGCTCGACCTCGCCGTTGTCCTCGGAGGTGTCGCTGCGGACTCCGCGATCTCCTTCATCGTCGGCGAGAACAAGCCGGCGGAGAGCGTCGCACTCATCGACGCGACCGAACGTGCCTTGGCGGCGGGAATAGCGGCCGCCGGACCTGGGGCTCGCATGGGCGACATCTCCCATGCCATCGGCTCCGTCCTGAGCGCGGCGGGTTATCCGATCAACACCGAGTTCGGCGGCCACGGTATCGGGTCGACGATGCACCAGGACCCGCATGTATCGAACACCGGCCGGGCGGGCCGCGGATACACACTGCGTCCCGGCCTGATGCTCGCCCTGGAACCGTGGGTGATGGCCGACACCGCCGAACTCGTCACCGACGACGACGGCTGGACCCTCCGAAGCTCTACGGGCTGCCGGACCGCGCACAGCGAGCACACCGTCGCCATCACCGATCACGGGGCCGAGATCATGACTCTGGCTAAGTAG